Below is a genomic region from bacterium.
TGTACGGCCACAAACGGTTTATGCTCGAACTTCTTCTTCGCTGGCTGCTTCTTCTGCTACATCTTCTTCTACAGTATTAGCAAGGGGGGTTTCTTCTGCAGTACCTGCTTCTTCGTAGCTGCCGGCTTCAGCAGCTTCGGAAACTTCAGTAGCTTCGGAAGCTTCAGCTTCCACAGCTTCGCCGCTTTCTTGACTAGCTGCGCTGCCACCTTCGGAAGCAATGTCGATTTTCCAGCCTGTTAAGCGAGCTGCCAGGCGAACGTTTTGTCCGCTCTTGCCAATGGCCAAAGACAATTGATCTTCGAGTACACCAACTTGAGCAGACTGTTCTTCCTGATTCAACTGAACGTTTAAAATCTTGGCAGGAGACAAAGAGTTAGCAATAAACTTTACGGGGTCTTCGCTCCATTCAATTATGTCGATTTTCTCGCCGCCAAGCTCGCCCATAACAGTTTGCACGCGGGTTCCTTTTTGACCAACACAGGCACCGATTGGGTCAATGCCTTCCTGGGTAGAAGTAACTGCGATCTTACTGCGGCTGCCGGCTTCGCGGGCAACGGCTTTAATCTCGACAGTGCCGTTAAAGATTTCTGGAACTTCCAATTCGAACAGCTTGCGGACCATATCCGGATGGCTGCGCGACAAAGTAATCTTCGGACCTTTGCTGGTTGGCTCTACATGAAGGATCAAAACTTTAAAGCGCTGGCCGACTTCATACTTTTCGTTGCGGATCTGTTCGGACGGGAACAAAATACCAACAGCTTTTCCGAGATCGATTAAAACCGTGTCGCCTTCGACACGTTGGATTACACCATTAATGAGGGTGCGTTCTTTAGCTTTGAAGTCAGAGAACTGCATGTTGCGTTCTGCTTCGCGTAATTTTTGGATAATAACCTGCTTTGCAGTCTGAGCAGCAATACGGCCGAATTCCATGCCATCTTTTGGAGTGATCTCCTGGCGAATTACATCGCCGGCCTTAGCGCCCTTTTGCCATTCCTGGGCCAATTCGATGCTTATTTCCTTTTGCTGATCTTCTATTTCTTCCTGGTTAATGGGCACTACAGTTTTTTCGTCGAAAATCTTGGCAGACAAATCCTCTGCATTAAATTCCACGACAGGGTTCTGTCCTGGTTCGCCGAAATCTTTACGAAATGCTGCTGCCAAAGAGGCTTCGATCATTTCGATGATCTCTTCGCGGGAAATACCTTTTTCTTCGGCAATTTGCGCCAAAGCTTGTTCTAATTGTTCGTTCATATTTAATTGCGCGTAACTACTAGTCGAGCAGTTAACTATTTAATTGTTTAGGGTTCATGATATTGCTTAAGAAAGATCTCGTTCGCACAGCCGCCAGAATTTCTGAAGGAAATTCGCCAGCGGCGTAGCGACGGAAGCTTTCGTAGCAATATCATGGGCCATTAAACTAAATAAAAAGCGAGCTATGAGCTCACCTAGTTCAGTTCTACGGCATTTGTAATTATTTTACTATATTTTACGAATTTGTCAAGGCTGGAGGCAGGCAGGGCGCGGGCGGCAGAACTTAATAAAATTGCGCAGACATCGATGCGGGGCTGCAAATTTCGATATTGGGAATGGCGGGCCAAAAACCACGTCACCACTTTTAATAAGCGGGCCTGCTTTTGCGCCGGCACGGCCTCCTCTGGCAAGCCATACTTGCTAGACACGCGAGTTTTTACTTCCACAAAAATTATCTGGTTTTTGCCTAAGACGATTAAATCTATCTCACCCATCTGCTTGCCGGTGTGATTAAAGGAGTTGCGAGTTAGCAGCTTATACCCCTGTCTAATATATAGACGAGCTGCATAGTTCTCGCCCCATGCGCCCAATGTTTTATCCTGATTCATTGCCTAAGATTAGCAATAACCGGTTCAACTTGGCTTCAATAATTTCTCAAAATTGAACAAAGAGAATGCAAGAAAAAAAGACCCGTGGGTCTTTTACTTTTTCATATTCAGATACTTTTCCTTGAGCTGTTCTTTATTAAGCAAGTTCATATCCTTGCGATACTGAAACAGAAAATACTTGAGAGGCTTAATGAGGAAGTAAATTCCCGCCAATCCGATCAGCAAAGCAGTGGTACGGCTTCCTAAAGCAGATACATATTGCCACCGCAACACGTACCATATCATTTCCAGCAAGCCTATGGTCATAAAGACGGAGCTCAAGCGGCCAAATTGCGGTCGCTTCAGTTTATCTGAGCTCAGTAAGCGAACGATGAGAAAAACAACACCCAATACCACCAGAGCCGCTCCGAAATACAAAATAACTTTATCTGTTAAGTGCACTACGCCGCGCTCGATACCAAACCAATATTGCTTGGTAATAAATTCATTCCAGTTGATAGTCATAGGAATATTTTACCCATATTCCCGCCTTCGGGCAAGAGGATAAAAAAACCGGCCAAAGCCGGTTGGTAAATATGAGGCGGTTATTTACCCCAAAAGAATTATTGTTTTTCAAATACCATGGCGTAGTGGTACACATCGCCGTTTAAGTCTTTGGTGTGACGAAAACCCAGCTGCTCCAATTCGGCTCGAAGATCATGCTCAGAAATGCGCTTTTCCATGCTTGGACCAAATGGGCTATGCTCATCTTTCCAGTCGACGGTCAGCAGCTTGCCGCCGGTTCTAAGCAAGGCATAAGCATTCTTTAGCAAAGCATGACGGTCTTTGACTTCGTGCAAAATACTTGCGGCAATGACGCCATCTTCTGCCCCATGGGGAACCTTGTCAAAAGGCTTTTCCAAATCTGCTTGGTATACTTCTACATTATGCAAACCGCTTTGTATCGTAATAGATTTAGTTGCAGCCAATTTTGAATCCTGAACATCCACGGCTGCCACGCGCCCGGTGTTGCCGACAATCTTCCCGGCGGCCAAAGTATAAAAGCCGCTGCCACAGCCAAGGTCGGTGACTTTGTTGCCGGCTTTTAGGCCCATATGGGCGACGACTTTTTCTGGTTTGATAAATTGCATTTTACTTTTGGTTTCTTATAAAACTTTAAGAGCTTAAGTATTGTAGCCGGATTGGCCCTATTTAATTTGATCCAGTTATGCAGCTTCGGCCTCGAACGGAACTTCGGCTTGCAACCTCTGAAAGCCGACTATTTTATTTCCATCCAATTCGACTAACAGGGCGTTGGCTATTGCGGTTCCTGATTCCGGAACTTCCAATTTGAACTTGCCGCGGCCGAGAAACACATCTAAGGAATTTTCTACCCTTACTCCAAGCACGGAATCCCGCGCTCCGGTCATGCCCAGATCTGTCTGCAGCAGCGTTCCCTGCGATAGCACTTTAGTGTCTGCGGTCGGGATATGGGTGTGGGTTCCGTAGACAACCGTGGCGCGGCCATCGGCATGCCAAGCAAACGCGTTCTTTTCGCTGGTTGCTTCGGCATGCAAATCTACAATGATTATATCATCTTTTTGGGCTTGGTTAGAATACACTTCGTCAAAGGCAAAAAACGGATTGCCAATTTCACCGCGGAATTGCTTTTCAAAAAATGTCTGACCCCCTAAATTGATAACTAAGTACTGTTGGCCATTTTTGCTAAAGCGGTAAAAGCCATGACCGGGAACTGTCTTTCCTTCCGCATCCAAAGTAACATAGTTGCTAGGGCGCGTAATGCTGTCGAATTTATCAAAACACTCCTCCGCCCGCGGTCCGCTGTCGAACACATGATTGCCAGAAGTGTAAGCGTCAAAACCTAATTCATTCAGCTCTTCTATATGGCGTTCGATGATGCCTTTGCCATGAGTTAAGTTTTCGACATTGCCAATAATTACATCTGGGTTATGTTCCTGCTTCCACAATGGCAAAACCTGGGCTAACGCTTGGCGCCCAGGCCGTCCCATAATATCTCCAATGAGTAAAATCTTTGCCATTAATGCTGGTCTATTTTTGCCTCGTCTGGCAATGAATTCCAAACGATTGCTTTAATGCTTTCTCTGCCTTCCAATATAGCTCTGGTTAACCGGTGCATACCGTCAAACGGATGAGAGTGGACTTCTTTATCGCCATAAATCCAAATCGGGTTTTCCAAATTATTAGCTGCACGCTGGATCGATTCAATATGAACGATCCAATTAGGATGGCTATTCTTCAAACTCTCTAAGAATTCGTCTACATCGCTGTTGCCCGATTCTTTATAGCTCTCCCATAAAACAATAAAGTCATGCGGCCCCAATTTTTGTTCATCTTTAGTGCCCCAATAATAATTCCCTTCGGAAACAGAACTCTGAATTAACTCATCTGAAAGGGGAATTTCTGTAGCTGGAAATTCTTGCTCATGATCCGTTAAATACTGCTCAAGTTTAACTACATCGTACAACTGGTCATTTACAGTTGTAGATTCTTTACGTCCGTCTACCCGTTCTGCTCGCTTAAATTCTCTGTTATTATCCATCATTTTGACTCATACTTTCCGTTTTGCCAAAAACGCTTTTTGGTGGCCTTACCTTCTTCTACTAATCCTTCCCAAATCTTCGCCGGAGGCTCGGTGAGAAAATTTCCATCCGAAACCAGCTTTATATTCTGGGGGCCCAAAAGCTCAATCATCTTTTTGTAAGCCATCTTTCCATAACCCTGGCCGCGGAATTGTTCCTTAATGTTCACCGATTCGATATTCGCTTCATCCCCTTCTAGGGTTAAACAAAAGGTCCCGATCGGCTCACCCATCTCGTTGCGAATCTCGTAAATATCCATGGGGCCGTCAGAATCTATCGGAGTCGAAGGTATTTCTACCGACTTATCAAACTGAGCAATGTCGCCGCGTTCTCCCATAAACTATCTTGCGTATTCAATAACGCGGAAGTCGCGGATAACCTGTACGCGAATTTCCCCTGGGAACTTAAGTTCGGTTTCCAAGCGGTTAGCAATATTGCGAGCCAGCTTCTGGCAAGCGTAATCATCTAATGCAGTTGGAGTAACAAACACGCGCAGTTCGCGGCCACCTTGAATAGCATAGGTCTTTTCTACACCTTCAAAGGAATTAGCAATGGCCTCCAAGTCGCCTAAGCGCTTTACATAGTTTTCAAAGCTGTCCTTACGTGCCCCTGGACGGCTGCCGGAAATGCCATCTGCTGCGTCTACCACCATAGCTTCGATAGAGAACGGTGCGCGGTGAGTAGCATGTTCTGCTACGTCGGTATCATGGTGATGAGATTCGATAGCTTCAATAACCTTTTCGTCCAAGCCAAACTTTTCTGCAATGCGGCGGCCGATCTCGATGTGAGTGCCTTCCATATCCTGATCCAGAGCCTTGCCGATATCATGCAGCAACGCACCCTGCTTACAGATCATTTCATCTGCACCAAGCTCGCGAGCGATGAGAGCTGCGATCTTAGCCATTTCTACAGAGTGAAGCAATACGTTCTGGCCATAAGAAGTACGGAACATCAAGCGTCCAACCAAATGAACCAGTTTCGGCGGGAAGTTTGTAATGCCAAGTTCGTAAACAGCATCTTCACCAGCCTGCTTAATCTTTTCGTTAACTTCGGCCTTACTCTTTTCGTAAGCTTCCTCGATGCGAGCCGGATGAATACGGCCATCCTGCAGTAACTTTTCTAAGGTTAATTTAGCAATATAGCGGCGGATTGAGTTAAAGCCAGAAACCACTACAGTGTCCGGGCTGTCGTCGATCAAAATTTCCACACCCATCAACTGTTCGAAGGTGCGAATATTGCGTCCTTCTTTACCAATAATACGGCCCTTCATTTCTTCGTTCGGAATTACCACAGTTGTAGTGGTGCTTTCGGCAGTCACTTCTGTGGCAATACGTTCGATAGCCTGAGCCACGATTTTACGGGCTTCTTTTTCTGCAGATTCATGAGTTTTGTTAAGCAGCTTGCGATGCAAGCCAA
It encodes:
- the nusA gene encoding transcription termination/antitermination protein NusA, which produces MNEQLEQALAQIAEEKGISREEIIEMIEASLAAAFRKDFGEPGQNPVVEFNAEDLSAKIFDEKTVVPINQEEIEDQQKEISIELAQEWQKGAKAGDVIRQEITPKDGMEFGRIAAQTAKQVIIQKLREAERNMQFSDFKAKERTLINGVIQRVEGDTVLIDLGKAVGILFPSEQIRNEKYEVGQRFKVLILHVEPTSKGPKITLSRSHPDMVRKLFELEVPEIFNGTVEIKAVAREAGSRSKIAVTSTQEGIDPIGACVGQKGTRVQTVMGELGGEKIDIIEWSEDPVKFIANSLSPAKILNVQLNQEEQSAQVGVLEDQLSLAIGKSGQNVRLAARLTGWKIDIASEGGSAASQESGEAVEAEASEATEVSEAAEAGSYEEAGTAEETPLANTVEEDVAEEAASEEEVRA
- a CDS encoding YraN family protein, with the protein product MNQDKTLGAWGENYAARLYIRQGYKLLTRNSFNHTGKQMGEIDLIVLGKNQIIFVEVKTRVSSKYGLPEEAVPAQKQARLLKVVTWFLARHSQYRNLQPRIDVCAILLSSAARALPASSLDKFVKYSKIITNAVELN
- a CDS encoding class I SAM-dependent methyltransferase, producing the protein MQFIKPEKVVAHMGLKAGNKVTDLGCGSGFYTLAAGKIVGNTGRVAAVDVQDSKLAATKSITIQSGLHNVEVYQADLEKPFDKVPHGAEDGVIAASILHEVKDRHALLKNAYALLRTGGKLLTVDWKDEHSPFGPSMEKRISEHDLRAELEQLGFRHTKDLNGDVYHYAMVFEKQ
- a CDS encoding YmdB family metallophosphoesterase — translated: MAKILLIGDIMGRPGRQALAQVLPLWKQEHNPDVIIGNVENLTHGKGIIERHIEELNELGFDAYTSGNHVFDSGPRAEECFDKFDSITRPSNYVTLDAEGKTVPGHGFYRFSKNGQQYLVINLGGQTFFEKQFRGEIGNPFFAFDEVYSNQAQKDDIIIVDLHAEATSEKNAFAWHADGRATVVYGTHTHIPTADTKVLSQGTLLQTDLGMTGARDSVLGVRVENSLDVFLGRGKFKLEVPESGTAIANALLVELDGNKIVGFQRLQAEVPFEAEAA
- a CDS encoding GNAT family N-acetyltransferase, with translation MGERGDIAQFDKSVEIPSTPIDSDGPMDIYEIRNEMGEPIGTFCLTLEGDEANIESVNIKEQFRGQGYGKMAYKKMIELLGPQNIKLVSDGNFLTEPPAKIWEGLVEEGKATKKRFWQNGKYESK
- the rny gene encoding ribonuclease Y, producing the protein MLFIYAIAGLIVGGIVGYVVRQNMASKKISGAESRAEKILEDARNKEKELMIEAKAKALEITDSAKKAEEDFRAQIVRFEDRIDRREKDLDQKTSALEKKTEEIEAKKEQLAKSQEEIKELRAKQLANLEKIAGMTREEAGKVLMENAEKSISEEMLGLHRKLLNKTHESAEKEARKIVAQAIERIATEVTAESTTTTVVIPNEEMKGRIIGKEGRNIRTFEQLMGVEILIDDSPDTVVVSGFNSIRRYIAKLTLEKLLQDGRIHPARIEEAYEKSKAEVNEKIKQAGEDAVYELGITNFPPKLVHLVGRLMFRTSYGQNVLLHSVEMAKIAALIARELGADEMICKQGALLHDIGKALDQDMEGTHIEIGRRIAEKFGLDEKVIEAIESHHHDTDVAEHATHRAPFSIEAMVVDAADGISGSRPGARKDSFENYVKRLGDLEAIANSFEGVEKTYAIQGGRELRVFVTPTALDDYACQKLARNIANRLETELKFPGEIRVQVIRDFRVIEYAR